The Chitinophagales bacterium genome has a segment encoding these proteins:
- the porV gene encoding type IX secretion system outer membrane channel protein PorV yields MKKRFFIQLTAVLVLLMSANSLLAQQVTVPVNSAVPFLRIIPDARGSALGDVGIATSVDPNASFYNASKLAFSPRKFGISLSYAPWLRSLGITDIYLAHFTGFYKFSKTDVVNLSMKFFSLGDITFTDFAGNEIGQGSPRELALDAGYARRLGKNFSLGVNFRYIYSNLAKGQSVGIEPITAGHAFGADISTTFNKSFTMGKKDMKANIMTGVAITNIGTKIAYTKSSPEKDYIPTNFGSGIGFRIQPNKYHEIGIYGDINKLLVPTPTGEDADSNRIPDYKEKSSFSGMFTSLFDAPGGFKEEMREWTLGVGAEYWYDHLFAVRAGYFVEAKDKGNRRFVATGVGVKYSVFGLDFSYLIPTSSQRNPLDNTFRFTLKFDFAKLGGNIDDGDLQDINPDADTVDKSTRKKQKKGKASTEE; encoded by the coding sequence AACAGCAGTTCTAGTGTTGTTAATGTCTGCTAATTCCTTGTTGGCACAACAAGTTACCGTACCTGTAAACAGTGCAGTACCTTTCCTCAGAATAATTCCAGATGCAAGAGGTTCTGCATTAGGCGATGTTGGTATCGCTACTTCTGTAGATCCAAATGCAAGTTTTTATAATGCTTCTAAATTAGCATTCTCACCAAGAAAATTTGGTATTTCCTTATCCTATGCACCATGGTTAAGAAGTTTAGGAATTACCGACATTTACTTAGCACATTTTACTGGCTTTTATAAATTCTCAAAAACAGATGTAGTAAACCTATCTATGAAGTTTTTTAGCTTAGGCGATATTACTTTTACCGATTTCGCAGGAAACGAAATTGGTCAAGGAAGTCCAAGAGAATTAGCTTTAGATGCTGGTTATGCAAGACGATTAGGGAAGAATTTTTCTTTAGGTGTTAACTTTAGATATATCTACTCTAATTTAGCAAAAGGACAAAGTGTAGGTATCGAGCCAATAACTGCTGGTCACGCTTTTGGAGCAGACATAAGTACTACTTTCAATAAAAGTTTTACCATGGGTAAAAAAGATATGAAAGCCAATATCATGACAGGTGTTGCCATTACCAATATCGGAACAAAAATAGCGTATACAAAAAGTAGTCCAGAAAAAGATTATATACCTACCAATTTTGGTTCAGGCATTGGCTTTAGAATACAACCTAACAAATATCACGAAATAGGTATTTATGGTGATATTAATAAACTACTAGTACCAACACCAACAGGAGAAGATGCTGATAGCAATAGAATTCCAGACTATAAAGAAAAGTCTTCATTCTCTGGTATGTTTACTTCTTTGTTTGATGCACCAGGCGGATTTAAAGAAGAAATGAGAGAATGGACATTAGGCGTTGGTGCAGAATATTGGTACGATCACTTATTTGCAGTAAGAGCAGGTTATTTTGTAGAAGCCAAAGACAAAGGTAACAGAAGATTTGTTGCTACAGGCGTAGGTGTAAAATATAGTGTATTTGGGTTAGACTTCTCTTATTTGATACCAACAAGTTCGCAAAGAAATCCGTTAGACAATACCTTTAGATTTACTTTAAAATTTGATTTTGCTAAACTAGGAGGCAATATAGACGATGGCGATTTACAAGACATTAATCCAGATGCAGACACCGTAGATAAGTCTACCAGAAAAAAGCAAAAGAAAGGAAAAGCAAGCACTGAGGAATAA
- a CDS encoding tetratricopeptide repeat protein — protein sequence MLCLNSCAKDYVKEAQIAYNNKNYQQVIEIANKGLAKKENKELLSLRGLSYFELKYFKQASEDLNKVIIAGSGSLEVLEKSVQVNLYLDRNDLAVLGYKELLKGYPLNEEYYYHRAEAYTNLGEYNKAMEDLDKAISIDSNYLQAINQKGIVYQNLRKFDSAIIYFSKAINFNKTNDPEVLFFNRGVSFLELNKFKEAKNDFNYSIKLNSNIGIVFYNRAIVNSYLGEKDSCCKDLEQAMALGYKDIDIALLDYCNKNPLKN from the coding sequence TTGTTATGTCTTAATTCTTGTGCGAAAGACTATGTTAAAGAGGCACAAATAGCATATAACAATAAGAATTATCAACAAGTTATAGAGATAGCCAATAAAGGATTGGCAAAAAAAGAAAATAAAGAGCTCTTAAGTTTAAGAGGGTTATCCTATTTTGAATTAAAATATTTTAAACAAGCATCTGAAGATTTAAATAAAGTAATAATTGCAGGTTCAGGCAGTCTAGAAGTATTGGAAAAATCAGTACAAGTAAATCTTTACCTAGATAGAAACGACTTGGCTGTATTAGGATACAAAGAATTATTAAAAGGTTATCCTTTAAATGAAGAATATTACTATCACAGAGCAGAAGCATATACAAACTTAGGAGAGTATAATAAAGCGATGGAAGATTTAGATAAAGCAATTAGTATAGATAGCAATTATCTACAAGCAATTAATCAAAAAGGTATTGTGTATCAAAACTTAAGAAAATTTGATAGTGCAATAATTTATTTTTCTAAAGCTATCAATTTTAACAAGACTAATGATCCAGAAGTTTTATTTTTTAATAGAGGCGTATCTTTTCTTGAATTAAATAAATTTAAAGAAGCAAAAAATGATTTTAATTACTCTATTAAACTTAATAGTAATATTGGCATAGTTTTTTACAATAGAGCCATAGTAAATTCATATTTAGGCGAAAAAGATAGTTGTTGTAAAGATTTAGAACAAGCTATGGCTTTGGGGTATAAAGATATAGATATAGCTTTGTTAGATTACTGCAATAAAAATCCGTTAAAGAATTAA
- a CDS encoding type II toxin-antitoxin system RelE/ParE family toxin has product MKLRNNPFVKQDMYDAVAYYKDINATLAKQFLDKVKNAKTFIAQRPYACPVKYKDVRTILLKQFPYHIHYRIDENKQIVYVLAVICAYTKPSDFTSR; this is encoded by the coding sequence ATGAAGTTGAGAAACAACCCTTTTGTTAAGCAGGATATGTATGATGCTGTTGCTTATTACAAAGATATAAATGCTACGCTTGCTAAACAGTTTTTGGATAAAGTTAAAAATGCTAAAACATTTATTGCTCAACGACCTTATGCTTGTCCTGTTAAGTACAAAGATGTTAGAACTATTTTGCTAAAGCAGTTTCCTTACCACATTCATTACCGTATTGACGAGAACAAACAAATTGTTTATGTTTTAGCTGTTATTTGTGCTTATACTAAACCTAGTGATTTTACGAGCAGATAA